A portion of the Candidatus Krumholzibacteriota bacterium genome contains these proteins:
- a CDS encoding V-type ATP synthase subunit K, producing MMGFMLVILGAALAAGLAGAGSALGTGVAGQAANGVVSEDPEKFGSLLVLQALPGTQGIYGLVALFMIINKLPALGDLGSVTVGSGLAILGAALPVALTGLVSGLYQGKVCAAACSLVAKRPGEVGKGMVFAVIVETYAVLGLLGTILLLQKISLGG from the coding sequence ATGATGGGTTTTATGCTGGTGATCCTTGGCGCCGCCCTCGCCGCCGGCCTCGCCGGAGCAGGATCTGCTCTTGGAACCGGAGTAGCCGGGCAGGCAGCCAATGGAGTGGTCAGTGAGGATCCCGAAAAATTCGGATCGCTGCTCGTACTGCAGGCGCTGCCTGGAACGCAGGGTATCTATGGGCTGGTCGCGCTCTTTATGATCATAAACAAATTGCCCGCCCTGGGAGATCTCGGAAGTGTCACTGTAGGCTCAGGCCTTGCTATCCTGGGGGCTGCCCTGCCGGTGGCTCTGACCGGGCTTGTCTCGGGGCTGTACCAGGGGAAAGTCTGTGCGGCGGCCTGTAGCCTCGTCGCGAAGCGGCCCGGTGAAGTCGGCAAGGGAATGGTCTTCGCTGTCATCGTCGAGACCTATGCCGTACTCGGTCTGCTCGGGACGATCCTTCTTCTTCAGAAGATCTCACTGGGTGGATGA
- a CDS encoding V-type ATP synthase subunit E — MAIEKIFERITGDAERTVREILDAGELESRAVKKEYLEKAGQLKDRLRSYAGKKAQEEEKHLIVNEQLELKKVVLKKKRDVLEKIYTDAKKRIEKLGAEETGRILRDLILDKAVSGKEEIIVSSSQRGIFSDRYIDELNKKFEGGGSFTLSADPGEFSWGVVLREGRRVVDLSLEVIFDQLKEKIEPKIAASLFAVK; from the coding sequence ATGGCTATTGAGAAGATATTTGAACGGATTACTGGTGACGCCGAAAGAACGGTCAGGGAGATACTCGATGCCGGGGAGCTTGAATCGCGGGCGGTGAAGAAAGAATATCTCGAAAAGGCCGGACAGCTGAAAGACCGCCTGAGATCTTATGCCGGGAAAAAGGCGCAGGAGGAAGAGAAACACCTTATAGTCAACGAACAGCTCGAACTGAAGAAAGTCGTTCTGAAGAAAAAAAGGGATGTCCTCGAAAAGATTTACACCGACGCGAAAAAAAGGATCGAAAAACTCGGCGCTGAAGAGACCGGGAGGATCCTGCGCGATCTTATCCTGGACAAAGCAGTCTCGGGAAAGGAAGAGATAATAGTCTCCTCGTCGCAGCGGGGAATATTTTCTGATAGGTACATCGACGAATTGAACAAAAAGTTCGAGGGTGGGGGCAGTTTCACCCTCTCTGCCGATCCGGGAGAATTCTCGTGGGGAGTGGTATTGAGGGAAGGCAGGAGAGTAGTCGATCTTTCTCTTGAAGTCATTTTCGATCAGCTGAAAGAAAAGATCGAACCAAAGATCGCCGCTTCACTTTTCGCTGTGAAGTAG